The sequence GGGAGCCAACGCGGGTCGCGCTGGCGGGGCGCACAGATCGCGGCGTACACGCGGTCGGGCAGGTCGCCAGCCTTCGCATCCGGTGGGCGCGCTCGGCCGATGAACTGGCGCGGGCGTTGATGGCCCTGACACCGGACGATCTGGTGGTTTACGGGGCCAGGGAAGTCGACGAGCGCTTTCACGCCCGCTTCTCCGCCCGCTGGCGGGAGTACCGGTACTTCGTCTGGGAGGGGCCGGTACCCACGTTGATGCGGGGACGGGTGTGGGTCGTCCGGACGCCGCTGAACCTCGCCGCGATGAACGCCGCGGCGGATGCCTTCATTGGGAGGCGAGATTTCGCAGCGGTCGCGGGCGCCGGGGTGGGAGTGCCGTGGTCGGGCATCGACACGACCCGTACGGTATCCTTAGCTCGCTGGCGGATCGTCGACCAGCCGTTCGAGCGGCACGACCGCAGCGGGCGACTGCTGGAATTTCGCATCCGGGCTGACGGCTTTCTGCCGCACATGGTGCGGAACATTGTCGGAAGCCTGGTGGCGGTCGGCCGGGGAGACCGGCCAATTGGGTGGACAGAAGAGTTGCTAGCCGGCCGGGACCGCCGTCGCGGCGAGGCGCCGGCCCCGGCGCAGGGTCTCGTTCTCTGGCGGGTCGCCTACGACGACGACCCGGATGGCGCCGAGTAATCGGATGACGCCGCAGGCAACACGGGAGTAGAGGGTGATGAAGACGTATACGCCAAAGGCCTCCGAGATCGAGCGCCAATGGTACATCGTCGATGCGGAGGGCA is a genomic window of Sphaerobacter thermophilus DSM 20745 containing:
- the truA gene encoding tRNA pseudouridine(38-40) synthase TruA; this translates as MGQPIAVRTFRVDLGYDGSAFFGSQRQPGVRTVQGALESAAERLAGEPTRVALAGRTDRGVHAVGQVASLRIRWARSADELARALMALTPDDLVVYGAREVDERFHARFSARWREYRYFVWEGPVPTLMRGRVWVVRTPLNLAAMNAAADAFIGRRDFAAVAGAGVGVPWSGIDTTRTVSLARWRIVDQPFERHDRSGRLLEFRIRADGFLPHMVRNIVGSLVAVGRGDRPIGWTEELLAGRDRRRGEAPAPAQGLVLWRVAYDDDPDGAE